Within Dysgonomonas sp. HDW5A, the genomic segment CATTCGGTATGCATTTATTGAAAGATACCAATGTTAAACTGGCTGTATTAGCAATAGACCCATCAAGTGAATTAAGCAAAGGAAGCATACTCGGTGATAAAACCCGTATGGAACGTTTAAGTGTAGCTAAGAATGCATTCATACGCCCTTCTCCATCAGCAGGTTCATTAGGTGGTGTTGCACGTAAGACTCGTGAAATAATTATACTCTGCGAAGCTGCCGGATTTAATCGAATAATAATAGAAACAGTAGGAGTGGGGCAATCCGAAACTGCTGTACATTCTATGGTCGATTTTTTTCTTTTGATACAACTCGCCGGAACAGGTGATGAACTCCAAGGTATTAAACGGGGAATCATGGAAATGGCTGATGGCATCATCATCAATAAAGCGGATGGTGATAATGTTGATAAAGCAAAATTAGCTCAAGCTCATTTTAAGAATGCATTGCATTTATTTCCGATGCCTGAATCGGGCTGGGAACCTAAAGTCTTGCTATATTCCGGTTACTATGAATATGGGATCAAGGAAATATGGGATATGGTGGATGACTACATGAAATTTGTCGTCAAAAATGGATATTTTGCACATAGACGTAACGAGCAATCTAAATTCTGGATGTATGAAACAATAAACGAGCAACTAAAATCCAGATTTTATAATAATAAAGATGTACAATCGGAGTTAAAAGTTTGCGAACAAC encodes:
- the meaB gene encoding methylmalonyl Co-A mutase-associated GTPase MeaB yields the protein MEHPENDDHFHALQVNEGTSDKPTVNPYLKDFRRFKKKSYTVEEYVNGILKGDISILSQAVTLVESSKLEHQIIAQEIIEKCLPHSGDSIRIGLTGVPGAGKSTSIDAFGMHLLKDTNVKLAVLAIDPSSELSKGSILGDKTRMERLSVAKNAFIRPSPSAGSLGGVARKTREIIILCEAAGFNRIIIETVGVGQSETAVHSMVDFFLLIQLAGTGDELQGIKRGIMEMADGIIINKADGDNVDKAKLAQAHFKNALHLFPMPESGWEPKVLLYSGYYEYGIKEIWDMVDDYMKFVVKNGYFAHRRNEQSKFWMYETINEQLKSRFYNNKDVQSELKVCEQQVLSSQMSSFAAAKKVLSLYFKE